ACTCCTGTTGAAGAATGGGTCTCATGTTGTTCCGGAGTTACAATAGCACCTTCAGCCAGCTCGTTTTGCCCCTCCACCTTTAATTCTTTATCCTGTACTTTATCCACTTTCACTTCTGCATTTTTACCAACTGTACGGATAGACTTTAGTCCCATAACATCCATAATTTTACCAGTAGGAACATCTGCCAGATATAAGAAATTCTTATGATTGATCTTAACTTTCACACCCAATTTCTCTAATTGGGCGCTCGCATCCACTTTACCATTCCCCACAATAACCAACTCTTGCATTTTTTTACTACTCATGGATAATGCAATGACATCCGAGAAATTTGATGCCTTGAACTTCTTTGTTTCCTGTAGGGCCGCTTCAGCTTTATCAGGATTAAAACTTGTAATCCCTGCAAACGAAGAAGCAACTAATGATGCACTCGCAACAATGGATAGAACTTTTTTCTTAATTACCAATACTCTTACCCCCAATTGATTTTTTTGAAAAACAGACCCAAAAAAACACTCAAATTTCCTTAATTAAGCAATTATGGAAACAAAAGAGTATAAGACTATTTTAATAGGAAAAAAATCTTTAGTCAACAAAAGGAGACGTTATTTTCTGAATAATTTATATTTTCATTTTGCCACCAAGTTGGAAAACATTTATAAAAATTAGAAAATTATGATAAAATAAATGTGTATTAATATTTTTAAAGAAAGAGGAGAATACATTGGATGATATAAACCAATTAATGGGGTCGATTTTCATTAGTCTCACTAGCAATATAGATAAAGAAGCAGTCAAAAAAAACTCTGATCAATCACTAAAAGTTAAAAGAACAAAGTATGTTGACGACGATCTATATATGAATAGTTTAATTTCTAATATTGCATTTCATATCGAAACAACAAGAGCTATGCATACAATCATTGAAAGATTAATTAAAGATTCCAAGTATCCATACTTCCCTGGTATTAATAAAGCGATGGAAGTAGCACAAGATTATATCGAACAGGAAATGGATAGTTTAAAACCCCAATACTTTAAGGTTATTTCAAAAACTGATAAGCATGAAGAAAAAATAGTGATATTAGAACAGTTATATACTTCAAGCAAGGTAGAGCAAGATTTGACTTATATCTTCCTTAAAGCTTTTGGTGAAATATCGAATCGTGAACTATTCAAATTTATGCTGGACTCTTCTTCTGAACAAACAATTGACTTACTCAGGAAATACTCAAGTTTTCATGCACTATTATTATTAGATGGGTTTTCCATTCAAAAACAGCCGGTTAGAGTATAAATTTGCCAAGTATATTAATCTGAGTGCTTTCCTCGCTAAAACGCCGAGTTGTAAAATTGTTGGATGTTAATATAAGGTATGAATAGACCTTATTATTTGCGGAATCTGAGCCATAGTTCGAGTAAATTACGAAAGGTTGATCATAGTTTACAGAATAAAAAAATCCGAACAATTATTCGATCTCATTAATGAAGCTCGAATGACTGTTCGGATTTATTTTGCATATTATAAACCTTTGCATCAATTTCTATAAATTGTATCAAAGCCATTAGAAGGATTCAGATGTGTACTATCATTTTATAGTTTACCAACATCTGCTTAGTTACTAACTAGTTGACCAACCGCTTCTTGGCTGATAGCCGCTTCCCCTCCTAATACAGTGAAATACCAAGTTCCATTCTCTTGAATATACTTTGTTACGGGGGACGGTACGTTATTCTTCTTCACAAGAATGATTGGCTCATAAAATTTCGCAGCCAGCACTGATCCTGTTAATGCATCCGCGAAGTTTTCCCCAGTAGCAACTGTAATCATTTCAGAAGACATTGGTAGCCTTTCTGCAACCTTGACTGATGTATCATACCGGTCCTTTCCGGCAATCCGCACAGGGTTTTTAGAAGCAAGTCCCTTTTTAACTTTATCAGATATTACATTTGTACCACCAACGATAATCGTATGAGACACCTTCTTTAATGCGGTGCTAGTTTCAGCCGGCAATTGATCCTTTGGGCTTAGCAATATCGGAATCTGATTGGCAGCTGCGTACGGAGCTATCGACAACGCATCTGGGAAATTCTCACCATAAGCTATGACTGCTTTATCATAATCTCCTATTTCAGCAGCTATCTTTGCTGCTGTATCATAGCGACTTTTTCCGCCGATTCGCTTTATGTTCAACCCCATCTGCTTTAGTTCACGTTCAACTTTAGAGGTAATGGCACTGGTACCACCAAGTATTATGACATTCTTCGCTTCTAAATATTTCAATTGATTCTTAACCGCACTTTGTAGGCTGTCTTTTGGATTTAAGAGGATTGGCGCGTCGTGCTTATATGCAAGTGGGGCACCGGCCAATGCATCCGGAAAATTACTATCCCTTGCGAGTACCACTGTATCAGCCCCTTCTGGCCATCCAACCTTTGACACTTCTACAGCCGTCTCATATCTGTTATTACCTGCAATTCTTAGTACATTTTCGTAGTTTTCTTCACCACTATCGTCTGAAACAGCCATAAGAGCATATCTACCATCCCCCCCATATTCGTAGAGGTCGGTTGTTGCTATATAATATGTTCCAGCCGGCAATGCATAGTAAGCTTGGATATCATCTGTTTCATCTGAAACCCACTCATCCGGATATACCGGCTCCTGTCTTGAATCAAATAACAAATATCCTAAATCGTTAAAAGTATATTCTGTGCTTCCTAAGACATATAAATCTTCGGTTTTATTAATTTGAATTTTATAAACATCCACGTCTTGTGACCAATTAAACTGACCAATAATAATATCATCTTTCCGAATGTTATTCGCCTGTGGGAAATCATCATTCGGCTCGTTTTCATATATTTCTCCCAAAAGACTTATATGATCTTGTGATTCATTCTTGTGAAGAGCCTCATTCAACTTATCAAACTTCGGAACAGTAATATCATTTAAATCATCTCCTTTGATAATTTTAGCAATATCACTCTTTAAATCGTTGCTGTCCATCCCTTCATTCGCTAATGTTGGGAATGGTTCGAACATAAAACCCACAAATAGAAGGGAAAGAGCTGTAAACACTAATAACTTTCTCATCACTACACATCTCCTCAATTATAATAGTTTAATTGTATTTCATTTTTACACTAAATGGAATAAAATTGAAAAATTTTCTTGTCTATGTTTATAGATTATTAAATGTTTATAGTTTATTAAATTGGGAATAAAAATAGTATAAACACTACTCTTCGGGTATTTATAATACAAAAAAAGTTGTTCACGTGCTTACACGCAAACAACTTTACATTATTTCAACACTCTCACTGCACCCAAATATCTTGGCTTGAAGTAGACATTATCCATACTAGTAACTTCTACTCCACGATCTCCTGAGTGTATGAATTTATTATCCCCCATATAAATTCCAACATGGGATGGACCTGGCTTATATGTTGTAAATACAACTATGTCCCCTATTGCTGGCTTATTTACTCTAGGATTTTCATTCCACATTCCTGTGGTTGTCCTTGAAACATTAATTCCGTGCTGATTGTATACATATCCGATATATCCGCTACAATCAAATCCGCTCGGAGTTGTCCCTCCCCACTTATATGGGGTCCCGATATATTTTTTTGCTGTTTCTATGATGACAGTTGGGTCAAATGTCAACATTGAAACAGCATGGTCAGATACAACTGAAGTTCCCCCGATAATCGTGAAATTGTTAATATTATAGTTATTGATGGTTTCCTTCACAACTTTAGGAACGCTATCTGATTCTATCAGCATAATTGGCTCATCATTCTTTGCAGCCATGACAGATCCAGTAAGTGCATCTGCAAAACTCTCTCCTGTTGCAACCACTGTGTTACTTGAACCAGAAGCTGAATACAATGTTTTCACTACTTTAGTTGCTGTATCATAACGATCAGATCCTGTGATTCTCTTTGGACTTGGCAATTGACGATAGACTTCATCGCTCACTACTTTATTTCCTCCGACGACAATGGTAGAGTCATATTGATGTAGTGACTTCTTTGTACTATCCGGAAGTACATTTGTACTAGTCAATAATATCGGTATAGCCTTGCTTGCAGCGTATGACGCTATGGCAAGACTATCAGGAAAATTCTCACCGTACGTAATAATTGCTTTATTTCCTCCGACTATTTCTGCTATTTTAGCAGCTGTTGCATAACGATCTTTCCCAGCAACCCTTGTAACAACTATTCCCATACTCGCAAGTTGTTGCGCTACCTCTTCACTAATAACTGATTTCCCACCTAATATGTATGCATGCTTTGCGTTCAGTCTATTAATCTCTTTATTCACATCACCGGGTATACTCGACTTGGATACTAATAATATAGGAGCATTCATTTTATGTGCCAGTGGTGCCCCTGCTAAGGCATCCGGGAAATTATCTCCCACTGCAATTACGACGGTATCCGCTCCTTCAGGCCACCCTTGTTGAGAAACTTTTACAGAGGTATCATATCTATTTGTTCCACTTACTCTATCCACAGTCTTACCGCTTGCTTCAACTAATCCCCCACTATTGATTTGAAGTGCTAATCCAAAGACTAATATAAAAACAAACAACTTACATTTTCCAGATAATAAGTGTAATTTTGACATTCTTTGTGCTCCCCATTTTCCTTTTTTCTACAAAATTTATTGTAACATTAATTTCACCAAATTATTTTACAATTACGTTACAAGTAAATAGATTATTTTAAATTTTCAAAAATAAGTATATAGGTACTAGTATCTAATTAACAAATATCTCCCATAAATTTTAAAGATTTGTAGAATTAGTATGAGAAATCTCGTAAAGTATAGTGTGGATACATTTATTAGGAGGACTGAAATTGTTAAAGAAAGTAACCTGTTACACCTTAGTATTTGTCACATTGCTATTTTGTTTAATATTTGAACAACATTTTACTGAAGCAAGCAATGATTCCAATCGGATTGCCGGATTAGATCGATATGAAACTGCAGTTAAAATCTCAAAAAAAGGGTGGCCTTCCGGGACCAACATTGTCGTACTAACAAGGGGAGATCTATTTCCAGACGCACTAGCTGGTGCCCCGCTAGCCAGAAAATACGATGCTCCAATTCTACTTACATCTCAATCGAGACTACCTCAATCAACCAAAAATCAGATACTTGCATTAAAAGCAAAAAAAGTTGTGATTTTAGGGGGGCCTCAGGCCATTAGTTTATCTATTGATAAAAATCTAAAAACATTAGGACTCAGTGTTGAAAGGATATATGGACAAGATCGTTACTCAACAGCCATTGAGATTTCCAAAAAATTAGGGAATACGAATAATGAATTTATTATTACAACTGGGAAAGATTTTCCCGATGCGCTAGCAGTAGCTCCCTATGCCGCTGAGCATGCTATACCTATTTTACTCAGCAGACCAGATTCACTACCATCTGATGTTAAAAGTACTGTAAAAAATGCCAAAAAAACATATATTATAGGAGGAAAAAACGCATTATATGAAAGCATTGACCCCCTTCTTCCTAATTCACAAAGAATTTCCGGTCCAACCAGATATGATACAGCCAACGAAATCATCTCAAATTTCTACCATGCTAACCCTAAAATGTATGTTAGTACTGGTACCAATTTCGCTGATGCACTCACAGGTTCTGTTTTAGCTGCTAAGCAAAAAACAGCCATATTATTAGTGGATCAAAATCAAACGAAGGGCGAAACGGAATATTTATTTAATCGAAATAGAGTACAGGATTTTAATATTCTAGGTGGTACATCTGCTGTTTCCGATCATGTACAAAAAGAACTTACCACCTTAATCAGTTCTGTAGATAAAGAAACAATCGGTGCTTCAAACGTAACGTCCAAACTATCAAAACTCTCTGCTACCCAAACACTTGCTATTAAAAAGAGCTACAAACAAAGATTAAATGACACTATGCATATCACTGTAGGAAAAGAAGTGTCTAAAACATTTAACGAAGGTCAACTATTTGTCATTCCACCTACTACTGAATTTCCAAATGGTTTCGTGGCCAAAATCATGTCTATTAATGAAGTAATGGGTACTATCACCATTAGCCAACCCTCTATTGGAGATGTGTTTGATAAACTATCCTTGCATGATGAACAATCACTTTCTTTGGAGAAGTTAAATAATTTCGTCCTGAATGACGGGGTGTTTTTGAAAGTTGGTCAAAGCAAGATTTCGACCATACAAGAATTAAACTCAATAAGAAATCTAAGCACAGATGACCTGACATTTTCCATATCATCAAGATGGATGGAAAAAGAAAATTTAAAGATGAATATTGCCGGAGAGATACAGCTACAAGACCTTAAAACAAGAACTGACACTGAATATGATGCAAACCGAGGAATTTCAACTTTTAATGTGAATCTTGACTATACAGAAAAATACAATACTACCCTTGATATAAATGGTTCTACAGATTCACTAGCGTCTGATTCACTGCCAACGTCCGACTGGACTACATTAAACGAAGACCAATCGGCGGCATCATTTGTATTAGGTTCTGTTTCGTACAAGCTTGGAAACATACCTCTACTGACGTCTGTGAAATTTGGTCAAGTTCACATGCCCGTCTCCCTGGCTATTACCTTTACTCTGGACTCAGAAGGAAAGGTTGCATCAGAGGCCCAATTCAGCGTCATAGAAGAAGAAAGGAATCAATTGGAACTTACTTGGAACGAAAAGACCCAACAGATTGAGACCGATCATCTGAATACTCCTATCACTCATAAACAAATGATTAATGGTAAAGTCGATGGAGCATTAACGAATAAAATAAACATGAATGTTGGTTTACAGATCGCCAGTATCTTCCCATTTGAAACGAAGCATTATTTAACCTCCGTCCATAATTGGACTGGGGAAGGGATGTCGAACTTTAATGTCCTTACTCAAGAAACCTTAAATAAATCAGGTTGTTTTACACAGCAGCTTGATATATCAAGAAAAGATATCCTTATCACAAGGTTACAAGCTTCTAAAATAAACAAAAATACTATCATGGACAAAACTCTAGTCAATCATGATCTTGATTTTTGTGTGCAAACTGGAAATGTTTCAGGGGATGCATTCGCTGGAAGTAGTCTAGATCATTCAAACATTGCTGTTAAAGCTATGCAAAATAATGAACTGATGGGCACAGCGACTACCGATGAAGATGGAGGCTATGAATTATCACTGCCTGAGGGGAAATATACCTTATCATTTACCAAAAAAGGATATCAAACAGAAATCATTTACGATACAGAAATTAAACCTGACACCACTTTCACCTTACCTACAGTTAACTTGATAGAACTAGACAAAATTGGTAAGGGCTCGATTAATGGGAAGTTAATAGATGGAGTATCAGGAGAAGCTGTCACCAATGCAAAGATGATCATTCGAAGTGGATTCCATCATTCAAATGGAGAAATCCTAATGGCAACGTACACGGATGAAAATGGAGAGTATGAGGTTCTAAACCTTCTTTCAGGACTTTATTCTATCGAAGTGATAAAAGATGGATACATTTCATACTTATTTAACACTCATATCCAAAAAGGTACCAATATCAATCATCCAAATGAAAGTATCTCCCCCTTACTCGAACACGGAAAGACTAGATTTATTTTGAACTGGGGAAATCATGCAATGGATTTAGATTCACACTTTACCGGCCCAGGAACGAACAATAATCGCTTTCATCTCTATTGGGACGCACCACTGTATAAAGACAATGATGATATGATTGCAAGCTTGGATTTATTTGATAAAGAGGCGTTGACTGGACCTGAAACGATAACATTACACCAGCAGAAACCGGGTTCTTATAAATACAGTGTATATAACTATTCTTATCGCTTACATGAAGGTTCAAATGCTTTAGCTAATTCTGAAGCCAAAATAGATATCTACCAGAACGGATCATTGAAAAAAACTTTATATGTTCCGAACGATCAACCTGGAAAACTTTGGACAGCATTTGAACTCAATAACAATGAAATAAACTATTTAAATATGATAAGTGATAATGAAGTAACATTGATGTCCAATATATCTGATTCCATTGATAACGCCATACTACCCTCTTTACAAAAAGATAAAAAATAATATTAGCAGCATAAGTAATATAGGCATTAACCACGCAAATAATAGTGAAAACCCCAGATCTAATGTGAACTGGGGTTTCGTTATGTTATTCACTTTTCATTAGGTTAGTTAAAGTCACGTGTACTTACGGCTCCTTAGAGGAGTTTTTGCTTTGTGATTTGCTAATAGCATATTTTCTATTCTGTTTCTCCGCCATAATTGAATCAACTACCCAAAATGGAAGCGCAGATATACATCCATAAATGAATAACAAAGAAAAAGATCTAACATCTATTATGCTCATATCCATATCCTCTAAATAGAGTACAACCGTAATAGCAGCAAATCCACCACCTAAAACATGAAATATCACAGATAGAATTTTTTTATCTCTAGGTAGATTCGCAAATTTCTCCCCAAGAAATTCAGATAATATAGACCAGATAGACGCATAAATCAAGAAAAGTGGAGACCACCAGACTACCATTAACCCAAAATAAAGAATATCCCACCCCATGAGCACGGCACTCATTAAAATCATGAATAACAAAAAACCAATTAAAATCAATCCACTATACAATTTTCTACTTATTATTATTTTCAAGTCCACTTGTCCACCTATCTCCCCATATATTCCAATAAAAGTATTTGTATCTTCTTCAACTATCTGTAATAGAATAACTATTTTTCACCATTTTATCATATGGATTCTTCTTGGATTCTTCTCACGGAATTATAAGTGAACGATGCAGTCATCCTTTATATGTACAATAATCTAGATTTTAATGAGATCTTCATTGATCACAAATGTGAATACAAACTATAGTTTAATGACAAATAAAGCAGGCTAACTCCCTTGGAATTAGCCTGCTATTTCAATGTCATCTATAGTTTCCACATAAGAAGGACATTCTTAGAATAAGCGAATATATTGCTATTGATCAATTAAGTGGTACTTACTTCTTGGGTCCCTTTCCAGCAAATTAAAATCATACGGAACAGAAATGATTCCAATAGAATACATCCTTCTTAAAGGATTCCATTCTTTATAAGGAATGGTAGCATTAACGATTGGTTGATCAAGAATTGATGAGTATGTCTCGTATACACCTTTAACTATATTTCTTTCGTTATTTTGGATATAAAATTTGGGTTCTTTCAGTAATCCATTTTTAAACAAATTATTTAACGCCAGTCCGGAGTTACGATGGTCGTTATGATCATCATGGTAGCTTAGAGCCATATGAATGGCTTCCGGAAAACGGGTTTTATACTTTAATACTGTTTCTTCCACCTGGTTGACAGTTGTTTTACCATCTTTTAACCGTGAGAAATGCATATTCTTTCTCTCAACCCCCAGGGCACTTAACGATCGAATGAATTCCAAGTTCCTGGCATCAGAAAATTCCTTTGTTGACATTGGGCTTAAATAATGCTTAACGACCTCTTTATTTACTGAATGAATAGCATTAGTCGCAGATCCATCGGTCAATAATACAACGTGCACTTCGTAGCCATTATGAACATAAAGGGTAATAGCGTGACCCATTGTTAGTAGTTCATCATCTTGATGTGGGGAGTAAAAAATGGCTACAGGTTTATTAATAGGTTCTTCCGCGCTAACATTGATTAGATTACAATGGAAAAAGAAGAGTAATGTACCTAAGATAAATGGTTTGAATTTCATTATTGTTCATTTAAACTCCCTTCATATAATTTTGTAAGATTATAAATAACTTCATCCTCGATAACCGCTTTCCCACCTAGAACAGTAAAGTTTTCCACTGTGTAACCATTGAAAATATCCTGCGTTTCTACTGGGATTCCGGTTTTATTAACCAATAATAATGCAGCACTTTTTTTGGCTGCCAAGACCGAACCTGTCAAGGAATCGGCAAATCCATAACCATTTCCTATAAAGAAGGTAGTGCTTGTTCCATTTAACTCTTTAAATACTTTTGTGGCTGTCTCAAAGCGATTTTTACCGCCAATCCTTTGGGGAGATGGTAGTTCAGATAGGATCGAGTTACTTACTACTCCTTCGCCACCGACGACAATAGATTGATTTACATTCTCTAAAAAGCTCTTAGTTGAGTTTGGAAGTGAGTCTTTATCCGTTAATAATATTGGATAGCCCATGCGCGCAGCATATGGGGCAATTGATAACGCATCTGGGAAATTCTTCCCGTAAGCAATAATTGCTTTCTTAGGCTTCAAGTTTAATTCCTCTGCTATTAATCTAGCAGTATCAAAACGATCCTTACCCGAAACCCTTTTCGTAATCAACTGTATGGATTTCAATTCATCTTCCACTTCTAAAGAGATGGCAGAGGATCCGCCCAATAGTATCACTTCTTCCGCTTGTAACCTTTCTATCTCCCTCTTCGTTTCGGTACTTAATCTATTCTTTTCCGTTAATAAAATCGGGGCATTCTTTTCATAAGCTAGGGTTACTCCAGCAAGGGCATCGGCAAATGAATCCCCTCTAGCTAAAAAGACAGTATGGGATTCTCCCCATCCTTCTTTGGATATTTCAACCGCCGTCGCATATCGGTTTGAACCAGCGAGCCGCTTTTCACCCATCTCAGGTAATTCTATGGGGTCATAGCTTACATTTACCCCACGCTCTTTTAAAGTATAAATGATGTCCATCGCGTCTTCGTTTAAAGGGTTACCTTTTAACAAAACTGTTCCTTGAACAACTTCACTCAACGCCCTTATGCTTTGAATTTCATTATTTTCTAAATTCACATAGCCCTTTGTCATACCTGATAAGCTTTTTATATCCTTAATTTTATTCCCCTGCAGCTCAAAATAATAGCCTCCTTTAGAATCTACTTGAATGCCATCTAAGGATTCTATACGATTATCAGCCGCTTTCACCACTTGAAGTTTAGATTTTGATAATGGGGATAAGGTGACTAAGTCATTATTGTTAATATTCAAGTACTTAAGGTTTTCAAGCGGCGATAATGCTTCAATGTCAGATAAGTGATTTTTAGATGCCGATAACTCCGTTAGTGCAGACGCTTGTTGCAATCCATCTAAATTTTTCAGTTCATTGTTTGATGCATCAATATATAAAGAAGCTGCATCTTTAGGAAATGATGTGTTTTTTAGCGGTGTCAAACTTGCTATTCGGTTATCATTCAGGGCCAGACTTATTTCATTTCCTTGAAACGCCATAGATCGAAGAGGAGATATATCCATAATGCGGTTATAACTTAAATCTAATAATGAAACTTTATTAAAGTCTTCCGGCACGGTTATCTCCTCTATTTGATTTTCCGCCAAGGACAATACCTCAAGATTTTTTAATGGTTTTAATTCATTTATTCGTTTAAGATTATTGCCCTCAAGATAAAGCGATACTAAATTATCAGCATGCTGAATGCCTTCCAGATCACTTATCCCCCAAAAACTCCCATCGAGGTTAACCAAATCTTCTAGTTGTATTAAAGAAATGTTAACTTTTTCATCAATATTATAATGGTACTTTACAACCTCCTCTAGGTTTGGATCTTTAATAATAGGTTCCGCCGCACCTACTGTTAGACCGAAACCGAAGAATGCTGTGACAATAACGACAAAGTTTACTATCAATAGTTTCATAAATCCTCCTAAAGCATTTTAGTATGGTAAGAGATAAACAGAAAGTACATCACTGTCTTAATAAGCTTAATGGAACATGAGCAGCAAGAGTATTTTCTCCACCTAACAGGTAAAAGTGCTCAATGGAATTTCGCTTAAACACATTCAAGGTTGCATCAGGAATATCGTTAAAGCCTGTTAAAACCAATGAAGCGTTTAACTTTGATGCCAATGCAGAACCAGACAGTGCATCTGGAAAAGCCCCCCCGTTGGAAACCATTATCGTCTTGGCCCCCGGCTGGAGTGTCTCCATTACCTTTACAGCTGTTTCATATCGGTCCACCCCTGCAATCCTTGTAGCTTTTGGAAATGTTTGTTCAACGTTTTTTCCAATGACGTTCTCCCCACCTATAAGAGTTATAGAACGGACTTGCTCAAGGACCTCTTGAGTTGAAGGAGGTATTTCATCTTTTTTTGTCAACAATATCGGGATACCATTTTTACCAGCTATCGAAGCGACAGAGAGAGCATCCGGAAAAGTTTTTCCATTTACTAGAAATGCTTGATCTGAAGATGCCCCGATGTATTTGGCAATATTCACAGACGTTTCATAACGATCACTTCCATCTATTCTGCTGACCTTTACGTCTAAATCTCTTATGGCTTCTGCAACCTCATCCGTGACAGCCGAAGTTCCACCTATAATAATTATCCTTTCAGCATCCAGTCTGACCAATTCCTTCTCTACACTACCTGGCAAGTGATTATGGTTCGTCAATAAAATGGGGGCCTTATATTTTCCTGCTAAAGGAGCGGAAGCAAGCGCGTCCGGGAAATCTTCTCCACTGGCAATGACAACTGTTTCAGATGATCCCCATCCTTCTTTCGAAATTTCGACCGATGTTTCAAACCTATCCTTTCCAGATAATCGTTCATAGGTTGGCCCATAAGATTTTTCTGAGATCTTTAAAGCGGGGTCGTTCTTCATCCACTTTGCCATCAAAGCCCAAGCAGCATGATGGGCAACCCATTCCTCTCTACCATCATATGTATCCTCCATGTAAGAAGCATACGTATGTCCATCGGAATGTCGATTTTGCATATCTAATACTTTCTGAGCGTGTAACGGTTCCCAGTATGAGCCACCTCTACTTAAAGATGAATCAAACTCAAACACATCTGCAAAGATATCAAGAGTTGCAAACTGCATTCTTCTATCTGTACCCCAATCATTTCCTTGAGGATAGTAAATATCTGATGAGTTTTGTTTATAAATTGTTCCGCCCGCCCCCTCAAAAGGTGGACTTGAAAAAGAATGTTCCACATAGGCACCATAAACAAGGTCAGAGTTAAAAAAAGCAGCTTCCGGTGTTGCCATGCCCGCCAGTGTATAATGAATTCCTGAAGTATTATTGAATGCGATGAACTCCATATAATCAGGATGTATAAATCCATGGTTCACAACAGTTCCATCATCATTAATATTACTCCCTTTAACCCATTCTCTTACCTCTTTCCCGTTAACCACCTCACTATTGGTAAGGTCCATAGGGGTTGCTGCTGAAGACACCATGAGCTCAATATTTTTATTCATCCAGGCATGCCAATTTTGATGCTCCGGCATCATGGCTGTAGCTAACTGTAACAATTGTGCGTTCCAAGCATTCTCCTCGGCTTTTGTATCTCCAGGAAAAAGCACTTCTCCTCCTGCGTTTTTCCAATAAGGCACTTTATAATCAATAAAACGATTGGCTTCGTACTCAACCATTTTGCGAACATATTCTTGATTTTCTTTAGATAAGTCGTCCCATATTAACCATCCGCCAAAGCCCGCAAAATATGCCCAATGAGCCGATTGCCATCTATTTCCCCAACCATTTTGTGAATTCGCCCGATGATGAAAAGCCAGAGAAGAAACAAGCTGCGAAGTATGATCTATCGCTTCACTCTCAGGTACGCCAATATAGGAAGGATTATATACTTTAAAAGATAAGGAAGTCGCAAGCCCAAGTGACATTGCTGCAGGATGGCGAATGTCACTCTCATCTCTACCTCCAAAATCAAGGTACCCTTTCCCTTGGTCATCAAAATTCTTCTCTTCATCCCACCATGTTGTCAATCCATATTTATTCGTGTTCAATAATATCTTCTTAATTCTGGCAGAGTTCTCGTCGGTTGGA
The nucleotide sequence above comes from Bacillus sp. KH172YL63. Encoded proteins:
- a CDS encoding cell wall-binding repeat-containing protein: MKLLIVNFVVIVTAFFGFGLTVGAAEPIIKDPNLEEVVKYHYNIDEKVNISLIQLEDLVNLDGSFWGISDLEGIQHADNLVSLYLEGNNLKRINELKPLKNLEVLSLAENQIEEITVPEDFNKVSLLDLSYNRIMDISPLRSMAFQGNEISLALNDNRIASLTPLKNTSFPKDAASLYIDASNNELKNLDGLQQASALTELSASKNHLSDIEALSPLENLKYLNINNNDLVTLSPLSKSKLQVVKAADNRIESLDGIQVDSKGGYYFELQGNKIKDIKSLSGMTKGYVNLENNEIQSIRALSEVVQGTVLLKGNPLNEDAMDIIYTLKERGVNVSYDPIELPEMGEKRLAGSNRYATAVEISKEGWGESHTVFLARGDSFADALAGVTLAYEKNAPILLTEKNRLSTETKREIERLQAEEVILLGGSSAISLEVEDELKSIQLITKRVSGKDRFDTARLIAEELNLKPKKAIIAYGKNFPDALSIAPYAARMGYPILLTDKDSLPNSTKSFLENVNQSIVVGGEGVVSNSILSELPSPQRIGGKNRFETATKVFKELNGTSTTFFIGNGYGFADSLTGSVLAAKKSAALLLVNKTGIPVETQDIFNGYTVENFTVLGGKAVIEDEVIYNLTKLYEGSLNEQ
- a CDS encoding cell wall-binding repeat-containing protein, translated to MNKVIGITISAVLFMVSMSIDPIKGFAAASNEVEPISISIDPLSYPTDENSARIKKILLNTNKYGLTTWWDEEKNFDDQGKGYLDFGGRDESDIRHPAAMSLGLATSLSFKVYNPSYIGVPESEAIDHTSQLVSSLAFHHRANSQNGWGNRWQSAHWAYFAGFGGWLIWDDLSKENQEYVRKMVEYEANRFIDYKVPYWKNAGGEVLFPGDTKAEENAWNAQLLQLATAMMPEHQNWHAWMNKNIELMVSSAATPMDLTNSEVVNGKEVREWVKGSNINDDGTVVNHGFIHPDYMEFIAFNNTSGIHYTLAGMATPEAAFFNSDLVYGAYVEHSFSSPPFEGAGGTIYKQNSSDIYYPQGNDWGTDRRMQFATLDIFADVFEFDSSLSRGGSYWEPLHAQKVLDMQNRHSDGHTYASYMEDTYDGREEWVAHHAAWALMAKWMKNDPALKISEKSYGPTYERLSGKDRFETSVEISKEGWGSSETVVIASGEDFPDALASAPLAGKYKAPILLTNHNHLPGSVEKELVRLDAERIIIIGGTSAVTDEVAEAIRDLDVKVSRIDGSDRYETSVNIAKYIGASSDQAFLVNGKTFPDALSVASIAGKNGIPILLTKKDEIPPSTQEVLEQVRSITLIGGENVIGKNVEQTFPKATRIAGVDRYETAVKVMETLQPGAKTIMVSNGGAFPDALSGSALASKLNASLVLTGFNDIPDATLNVFKRNSIEHFYLLGGENTLAAHVPLSLLRQ
- a CDS encoding PIG-L deacetylase family protein, with product MKFKPFILGTLLFFFHCNLINVSAEEPINKPVAIFYSPHQDDELLTMGHAITLYVHNGYEVHVVLLTDGSATNAIHSVNKEVVKHYLSPMSTKEFSDARNLEFIRSLSALGVERKNMHFSRLKDGKTTVNQVEETVLKYKTRFPEAIHMALSYHDDHNDHRNSGLALNNLFKNGLLKEPKFYIQNNERNIVKGVYETYSSILDQPIVNATIPYKEWNPLRRMYSIGIISVPYDFNLLERDPRSKYHLIDQ